In one Coccinella septempunctata chromosome 6, icCocSept1.1, whole genome shotgun sequence genomic region, the following are encoded:
- the LOC123315668 gene encoding GILT-like protein 1 isoform X1, which yields MKSTNKSLHIILIVTVTNVVCSDNRLKVSVYYESLCPYSIDFIKTKIFPHYKEFQNYVRLEWIPYGKANQTLINGKWSFKCQHGRDECKSNMYQACGLDQGRSQERNIEFINCVVSLINPAYTRGIEYCARANTFDWESMESCFRDGTGDDLLAKMGKKTSNLGSKFKHVPTVVFNDDFDPLLCEYALENFVKATCSKIIGEKPKIC from the exons ATGAAAAGTACAAATAAATCACTTCATATCATTCTCATCGTTACTGTCACGAATGTCGTTTGTTCCGAT AATAGATTGAAGGTGTCAGTTTACTATGAGAGTTTGTGTCCTTACAGTATAGATTTCATCAAGACTAAGATATTTCCCCATTACAAGGAATTCCAGAATTATGTAAGGTTGGAATGGATACCATACGGAAAAGCTAAT CAAACACTCATAAATGGAAAATGGTCATTTAAGTGTCAGCACGGAAGGGATGAATGCAAGTCAAACATGTATCAAGCTTGTGGTCTGGATCAGGGTAGAAGTCAAGAAAGGAATATAGAATTCATCAACTGCGTGGTGTCTTTGATCAATCCAGCTTATACACGTGGAATTGAATAT TGCGCAAGAGCCAACACTTTCGACTGGGAAAGTATGGAAAGCTGCTTCAGGGACGGAACAGGGGATGATCTGCTTGCCAAAATGGGCAAAAAAACTTCGAATCTGGGATCGAAATTCAAGCATGTTCCCACTGTGGTTTTCAATGACGATTTCGACCCCCTCCTATGCGAGTACGCCCTGGAAAATTTCGTCAAGGCTACCTGCTCCAAGATAATTGGggaaaaaccaaaaatttgCTGA
- the LOC123315668 gene encoding GILT-like protein 1 isoform X2, with protein MKSTNKSLHIILIVTVTNVVCSDNRLKVSVYYESLCPYSIDFIKTKIFPHYKEFQNYVRLEWIPYGKANQTLINGKWSFKCQHGRDECKSNMYQACGLDQGRSQERNIEFINCVVSLINPAYTRGIDAQEPTLSTGKVWKAASGTEQGMICLPKWAKKLRIWDRNSSMFPLWFSMTISTPSYASTPWKISSRLPAPR; from the exons ATGAAAAGTACAAATAAATCACTTCATATCATTCTCATCGTTACTGTCACGAATGTCGTTTGTTCCGAT AATAGATTGAAGGTGTCAGTTTACTATGAGAGTTTGTGTCCTTACAGTATAGATTTCATCAAGACTAAGATATTTCCCCATTACAAGGAATTCCAGAATTATGTAAGGTTGGAATGGATACCATACGGAAAAGCTAAT CAAACACTCATAAATGGAAAATGGTCATTTAAGTGTCAGCACGGAAGGGATGAATGCAAGTCAAACATGTATCAAGCTTGTGGTCTGGATCAGGGTAGAAGTCAAGAAAGGAATATAGAATTCATCAACTGCGTGGTGTCTTTGATCAATCCAGCTTATACACGTGGAATTGA TGCGCAAGAGCCAACACTTTCGACTGGGAAAGTATGGAAAGCTGCTTCAGGGACGGAACAGGGGATGATCTGCTTGCCAAAATGGGCAAAAAAACTTCGAATCTGGGATCGAAATTCAAGCATGTTCCCACTGTGGTTTTCAATGACGATTTCGACCCCCTCCTATGCGAGTACGCCCTGGAAAATTTCGTCAAGGCTACCTGCTCCAAGATAA